Genomic window (Deinobacterium chartae):
ACGGAGTGCCCGATTCACAAGCAGGGCTGCTGATCTCGCTGACCCTGCTGACCATCGCGACCTCGATCGTGATCCACGGCATCTCGGTCACCCCGCTCATGCGCGTTTACGGTGACCGGGCCTCGAGGCGACCCGAATCCTAACCGGCGGCGGAGATCCTCTCGAGGTCACGCTGCCGGGCCTCGGCCTCCTTGAGGCGTTTCAGCGTCTCCAGCGCCTCGAGTGCCTCAAACGCCTCGACGATGCGCTGGGCTTTTTCGAAGGTGTCGGTTCGGCAGACTTCCTGACCGTTCACTTCCACCACCACGTACTGTGCAAGGGTGCGGCGCGCGACGTCGAGGAGCCGGGTGGTGTAACGCTTCACCTCTTAAGAATAGCCGTATATATTCCGCTTCTGTTAAGCACGGATGTGAGCCGGGCTAAAGCCCTTGAGCCTTTGAAGTTCCTCATGGGACCTCTTGTCCGAAGCCGCGCCCTGGAGCGCTCAGCGTGACGAAGCCGCGTAAGCGCCGCTGTTGTGCTGACGCGCCAGGTCACCGGTCCCGTTAATTCCTGTGATTTCAAAGAGGCGCGCTACCCGCGCATCGAGCTTGACGCTCATGATGTCCGTTCCGGTCAGGGTCACGTCCCCGGTCAGGCTTCCGTTCAAGACGTCGCCCTCGGTGTACAGCTTCACCCGGTTGCCGGTACGGGTGCCGCTCAGGTTGGCCTGTACCTCTCCGATCAGGGGCAGCTTCAGGTAGATGCGGCCTGTCAGCGAGCCGTGGTCGTCTCGGATCTTCAGTTCGGCGTTACTCTTGCCCGAAAGGCCGGTTGCCGTGCTGGTCACGTCAACGACCCCGTTCCAGGTTCCGCTGACGTTAAGGTCGGGTTGAAGAAGCTGGGTCAACTGCGCGCAGGACGACAAGGTCACAACCCCGCCAGCGGCCAGCAGAAAAGCTCGTGCTTGCATGGGCCCATCGTATGAGGGGTTCGCTGATTTCACGTGAGGAATTTTCGCCTTCCGTGAGAGTACCCCGGGTCACAGGTCACGGCATTCGTAAACAAAATTTCGTAATCTAAGTCATGCGTCGCGAACCTCCCTACCTGCACACCCTCGAAGCCGTATCCGCCGTCGCATCTACGCTGCTGAGCCTGGCCATCTTGGCGGTCTTGCTTCAGCCGCGGCTGGGTTAAGGGACATGCCTCTCCAGACCTTGGCCCGCGCCCTGCGTATCGCCGTCGGCGTCGTCTTTATACTGATCGGCCTGCTGTTCGGGATGGGCGGCAACCTGGGCGGTGGCCTGCTGTTCGGGCTGCTGGGCGTTTTCAACCTGGCGATGCTGCGGCTGCTCGCCGTACGCCCCGCTACGGTTCTTGACGTTGGCCTCAATGCCGTGGTCTTGCTGTTTGGGCTGTATATCCTGGTCACCCCCTTCCTGCGCACACCCTGAGGCCGTGGCGTCCGCTGCGGACCTCGCCGCTTTTTTGCGGCAACGGCTGGGCAGCGCGGACTTCGATCCGCTGTGGCGTGCAGGCCCCCGGAACATCCGGCGGCTCGGGCTGGCGCTGGACCCACCCTCCGCACTGCCCGGCGACCTCGAGGCTCTTTTTCTGCACCGCCCTTTCCGACTGCCCGCGCAGGCCTGCTCGGACCTCACAGTTCTGGCCAGCCATGCCGGGTTCGACCAGCACCTGACCACCGGTTTTAACCCCTCGCTGGCCGCCCGGCTGGGCCTCGAGGAGCTGCAGCCCCTGGAGTGGGACGGGCAGGTGATCGGCATGCTCGGGCGCGCGGCCGCCGCCGCTTGGTCCAGCTGGCAGTCACGGCTGGAGAGCGAGTTCGGCGGCCTGGAGACCTGGGTGCCTCCCCGCGCCGCGCGGGTTCAGCAGCTTGCGGTCGTCAATGCCCTGCGCCCCGAACTGGTCCTCGCGGTTCAGCAGCAAGGGGCCGGGCTCTACCTCACCGGTCAACCCCGGGGGCGCGGACTGGAACAGGCGCGCCAGCAGGGAATGGGCCTTGCCGCCGCCGGGCACCGCCGGATCGAGCTGTGGGGACTGCGCCAACTGGCCCGCGAGCTGCGCATGGCCTTTCCCGAACTCGAGCTGCGGCTGCTCGAGGCTTGAGGATCAGCCGAGCGGCTTGACCAGCTCGAGGTGGTCCTCGGCGTAACCGAGCGAGGCGTAAAAAGCCCGGGCGTGCGTGTTGGTCGCAAACACCTTGAGCGCGACCTGCGCGCACCCGTTCTCCCGGCCCCAGGCCTCGGCGGCGGCCATCAGCGCGCGGCCCACCCCGCGTCCCTGGGCACTTTCGGACACCGCCACATCCGAGATGTAGGCCATCGGCGCGTCCTGATCGGCCTCTACCTGCCGCTCGACCCGCAAAAACCCCAGCGGCTCCCCGCCCTGCTCAGCGATCCAGAAGGCAGAAAAGGCGTCTTCCTGCTCGAGGTTGCTCAGCAGGGCCCGCTCGATCCGCTCCAGAAAGGCGCCGGGATCACGTCCCGAGGGCAGGCCGAACTCCACAAAACGCGGCAGCAGCGAACGCACAAAATCCGCGTCCTCGAGGGTGGCCGGCCGAAGGGTCAAAGGTATAGCCATGGCTCTCA
Coding sequences:
- a CDS encoding GNAT family N-acetyltransferase; translation: MAIPLTLRPATLEDADFVRSLLPRFVEFGLPSGRDPGAFLERIERALLSNLEQEDAFSAFWIAEQGGEPLGFLRVERQVEADQDAPMAYISDVAVSESAQGRGVGRALMAAAEAWGRENGCAQVALKVFATNTHARAFYASLGYAEDHLELVKPLG
- a CDS encoding Nif3-like dinuclear metal center hexameric protein, whose translation is MASAADLAAFLRQRLGSADFDPLWRAGPRNIRRLGLALDPPSALPGDLEALFLHRPFRLPAQACSDLTVLASHAGFDQHLTTGFNPSLAARLGLEELQPLEWDGQVIGMLGRAAAAAWSSWQSRLESEFGGLETWVPPRAARVQQLAVVNALRPELVLAVQQQGAGLYLTGQPRGRGLEQARQQGMGLAAAGHRRIELWGLRQLARELRMAFPELELRLLEA